From a region of the Gemmatimonadota bacterium genome:
- a CDS encoding Gfo/Idh/MocA family oxidoreductase: MTDSSLNRRDLLKQALLTGAAITGASALSPLPAIAEDITAAAAPDAAPARTNFARTMKGVPFARHETVRIGIVGTGLRGRSVLSELLAIDNVRIVAVADTVADKAARAVKMCTDAGQAAPAVYTNGERDFERLVARDDIDFVYTATPWEWHVPVLLAALRNGKHCGAECPVGSTLRDLWALVDASEQAQRHCLQLENCNYGYNEMMVNRLVHDGVLGEVLYGSAAYLHDLRHILFEDRDEGLWRRGWHTRMNGNLYPTHGLGPVAWYMDLNAGDRMTYLVSMSTPERGLSLHREATVSDRSNPKWNERYVTGDLNSSLIMTSKGRNILLQHDVSNPRPYSRLNGVQGTKGVFEDYPARIYVEGQQGGERFTGIDEWKKTHEHPLWTRVGELARKKGGHGGMDFIMAYRLVECMREGIVPDYDVYDAASWSAPMPLSQMSVAKGSAPMKFPDFTRGEWAKPKA, translated from the coding sequence ATGACCGACTCCTCCCTGAACCGTCGCGACCTGCTCAAGCAGGCGCTCCTCACCGGCGCCGCGATCACCGGCGCCAGCGCGCTCTCGCCCCTCCCGGCCATCGCCGAGGACATCACGGCGGCCGCCGCGCCGGACGCGGCGCCCGCGAGGACCAACTTCGCCCGCACCATGAAGGGCGTCCCCTTCGCGCGGCACGAGACGGTCCGCATCGGGATCGTCGGCACGGGACTCCGCGGCCGGAGCGTGCTCTCGGAGCTGCTCGCGATCGACAACGTGCGCATCGTCGCCGTCGCCGACACCGTGGCCGACAAGGCCGCGCGCGCGGTGAAGATGTGCACCGACGCTGGTCAGGCTGCGCCCGCCGTGTACACCAATGGCGAGCGCGACTTCGAGCGCCTCGTGGCGCGCGACGACATCGACTTCGTCTACACGGCCACGCCGTGGGAGTGGCATGTGCCGGTCCTGCTCGCCGCGCTCCGGAACGGCAAGCACTGCGGCGCCGAATGCCCGGTGGGTTCGACGCTCCGGGACCTGTGGGCCCTCGTCGATGCCTCGGAGCAGGCGCAGCGTCACTGCCTGCAGCTCGAGAACTGCAACTACGGCTACAACGAGATGATGGTGAACCGCCTCGTCCACGACGGCGTCCTCGGCGAGGTGCTGTACGGGTCGGCGGCGTACCTGCACGACCTGCGGCACATCCTGTTCGAGGATCGCGATGAAGGGCTCTGGCGCCGCGGCTGGCACACTCGGATGAACGGCAACCTGTACCCGACGCACGGCCTCGGACCGGTGGCGTGGTACATGGATCTCAACGCGGGCGACCGCATGACCTACCTCGTCTCCATGAGCACGCCGGAGCGCGGGCTGTCGCTGCATCGCGAGGCGACGGTGAGCGACCGGTCGAACCCCAAGTGGAACGAGCGCTACGTCACGGGCGATCTCAACTCGTCGCTCATCATGACGTCCAAGGGGCGCAACATCCTCCTGCAGCACGACGTCTCCAACCCGCGTCCGTACTCCCGCCTCAACGGGGTGCAGGGGACGAAGGGAGTGTTCGAGGACTACCCGGCGCGCATCTACGTGGAAGGGCAGCAGGGCGGCGAGCGCTTCACCGGCATCGACGAGTGGAAGAAGACGCACGAGCATCCGCTCTGGACGCGCGTGGGCGAGCTCGCGCGCAAGAAGGGCGGACACGGCGGGATGGACTTCATCATGGCGTACCGGCTGGTGGAGTGCATGCGCGAGGGGATCGTGCCGGACTACGACGTCTATGACGCCGCCAGCTGGAGCGCCCCGATGCCGCTCAGCCAGATGTCCGTCGCCAAGGGATCGGCACCCATGAAGTTCCCCGACTTCACCCGCGGCGAATGGGCCAAGCCGAAGGCCTGA
- a CDS encoding response regulator, translating to MLLTSEARTESRERELKRVPRVLRRDVLNMATGVATWIAVPITGLYVLIAWRTGRSNFWQVPEFLAMTAMAILPRLAADQPIRVARRAFVVSFGLSTLFAVLHYGPNFGLGVMYVTWLLAFIFFERHWVLASSIGTAAFLVVGFGTSEGVIWTPWFSTGPSLVAWLRMAISVGVMSAAIGFMFDRVLDGLEASLESEIEARAAEAAAQADREAALTALAANQRIESLGRLAGGVAHDFNNALGVLALGLDALDAETDRAERAQSMEIMRGAMRGARETTRQLLSFSRQGSAPGSVSHASEVIAGMGRSLVRVFPASMRIVTEARTVGRVTLGVGELEQAILNLCLNARDAMRGEGTLTLRTMTSERNETEMLIEVEDTGDGMTEEVRRRALDPFFTTKESTGGTGLGLAMVHATARRAGGSVEIDSAPGRGTTVRLRLPLAVEAQEPHLVEPPSISAPRARRILYVEDEPALVRMTARSLGREGHEVAIATTVAEGIDRLTAGPLPDLLLTDARLPDGSCAPVIREFRRLKPCGPVILCSGYVEDEAVVGGIERDSVVFLQKPYGIKVLVDAVEEVLADPAVTKRGQTA from the coding sequence ATGCTGCTGACCTCGGAGGCGCGGACGGAGTCGCGCGAACGGGAGCTGAAGCGGGTGCCGCGGGTCCTTCGCCGGGACGTGCTGAACATGGCGACGGGCGTGGCCACGTGGATCGCCGTCCCCATCACGGGGCTCTACGTCCTCATCGCGTGGCGGACGGGCCGGTCGAACTTCTGGCAGGTGCCGGAGTTCCTCGCGATGACCGCGATGGCCATCCTGCCACGTCTCGCCGCCGACCAGCCGATCCGCGTGGCGCGTCGCGCGTTCGTGGTCTCGTTCGGCCTCTCCACGCTCTTCGCCGTCCTGCACTACGGGCCGAACTTCGGCCTCGGCGTCATGTACGTCACCTGGCTGCTGGCGTTCATCTTCTTCGAGCGCCACTGGGTCCTCGCGTCATCGATCGGGACCGCCGCCTTCCTCGTGGTGGGATTCGGGACGTCGGAAGGGGTGATCTGGACGCCCTGGTTCTCGACCGGACCGTCACTCGTCGCGTGGCTCCGGATGGCGATCAGCGTCGGCGTGATGAGCGCCGCGATCGGCTTCATGTTCGACCGCGTGCTGGACGGGCTCGAAGCCTCGCTCGAGTCGGAGATCGAGGCCCGAGCCGCGGAGGCGGCGGCGCAGGCGGACCGCGAAGCGGCACTCACGGCGCTCGCCGCCAACCAGCGCATCGAATCGCTAGGCCGCCTCGCCGGCGGTGTCGCCCACGACTTCAACAATGCCCTGGGCGTCCTCGCCCTCGGGCTCGACGCGCTGGACGCCGAGACCGACCGCGCCGAGCGCGCGCAGTCGATGGAGATCATGCGCGGCGCCATGCGCGGCGCCCGCGAGACCACACGCCAGCTCCTCTCGTTCTCCCGACAAGGGAGCGCCCCTGGCAGCGTTTCGCATGCCTCGGAGGTGATCGCGGGGATGGGACGGAGCCTCGTGCGGGTGTTCCCGGCGTCGATGCGGATCGTCACCGAGGCGCGCACCGTCGGGCGCGTCACGCTCGGCGTGGGCGAGCTCGAGCAGGCGATCCTCAATCTCTGCCTCAACGCGCGCGACGCGATGCGCGGCGAAGGCACGCTGACGCTCCGCACGATGACCAGCGAGCGCAATGAGACGGAGATGCTGATCGAGGTCGAGGACACCGGGGACGGCATGACCGAGGAGGTCCGGCGGCGCGCGCTCGATCCGTTCTTCACGACGAAGGAGTCGACGGGCGGGACCGGGCTCGGGCTCGCGATGGTGCATGCAACGGCCCGTCGCGCGGGCGGGAGCGTGGAGATCGATTCGGCGCCGGGGCGCGGGACGACCGTTCGCCTTCGACTCCCACTCGCCGTCGAGGCGCAGGAGCCGCACCTCGTCGAGCCCCCCTCGATCTCGGCCCCGCGCGCGCGCCGGATCCTCTACGTGGAGGACGAGCCCGCGCTCGTGCGCATGACCGCGCGGAGCCTCGGACGGGAGGGCCACGAGGTCGCCATCGCGACCACGGTCGCCGAAGGCATCGACCGGCTCACCGCCGGTCCGCTCCCCGACCTGCTGCTCACCGACGCGCGACTGCCCGACGGGTCGTGTGCCCCGGTGATCCGGGAGTTCCGGCGCCTCAAGCCCTGCGGCCCGGTGATCCTCTGCAGCGGCTACGTCGAGGACGAGGCGGTGGTCGGCGGCATCGAGCGCGACTCGGTGGTCTTCCTGCAGAAGCCCTACGGGATCAAGGTGCTGGTGGACGCGGTGGAGGAGGTCCTCGCCGATCCGGCCGTGACGAAGCGCGGGCAGACGGCCTAG
- a CDS encoding YbdD/YjiX family protein, which translates to MTAPDARTPAPARGWLARAAAIVRRIIGAPDYQAYLAHVRTCHPGREPLGEREFIEERLTARYERPGSRCC; encoded by the coding sequence TTGACCGCTCCGGACGCGCGGACGCCTGCTCCGGCGCGCGGCTGGCTCGCGCGCGCCGCGGCGATAGTCCGTCGCATCATCGGTGCGCCGGACTATCAGGCGTACCTCGCGCACGTGCGGACCTGCCATCCGGGGCGCGAGCCCCTGGGTGAGCGGGAGTTCATCGAGGAGCGGCTGACGGCGAGGTACGAGCGGCCCGGGTCCCGATGCTGCTGA
- a CDS encoding prolyl oligopeptidase family serine peptidase: MRRLALLALLAAAPLSAQQAFDLSVRNIMRGPELYGREPGQVRFTADGQWIYFRWLAPGAAWNADLKPYRVAARAGATPEVVTDAHMDSVAPMLATGRRSRDGRLEVLSANGDLWLRTRTTAARGAVSIAHRRITQTNGAESDPKFSLDEKQVLFVRDNNAYAFEIATGLTRQLTDLRSGTAPRDAERPAGQRGALAEQQRFLFEVIRDELQADSIQRANRRAAESRALPTVWIPQAERITTVSISPDAKSAILSTFTPAAATKGSDVPDFINADGYPRMIPGRTKVGDAQATQKIGHLDLATGKVTWLKLVPDSGSAGGAQVGDWSDDGRFALVFVTSADFKHRYLWSVASAGGAMQMVDRLRDEAWVNGPCFGCVGWTPAGKAWFVSEESGYSHVYVANADGTGKQALTSGAWEVLQVDRAADNVHFEMVTSEPSPFTRQAYRMAMTGGARTRLTTGDGGHAPVVSPADASVMATVYSTPNTPPELFLARAGQAQMAQLTTSTTAEFRSYAWKVPPIVMLDGEDGTKVPARLYDPKAFGKASNGAAVIFVHGAGYLHNVHNWWSTYSREYMFHHLLAERGYTVLDIDYRGSAGYGRDWRTAIYRWMGGKDLDDQVSGSKYLTSQFGIQPERIGLYGGSYGGFMTLMALFTKPQYFGAGAGLRSVTDWASYNHGYTGRILNLPQDDTLSYRRSSPIFFADGLQDPLLIAHGMVDTNVQFQDVVHLSQRLIELGKVDWEMAVYPVEDHGFVRPSSWTDEYRRILELFDRTIGPNGTKARR; this comes from the coding sequence ATGCGCCGACTCGCCCTCCTCGCCCTCCTCGCCGCCGCGCCGCTCTCCGCGCAGCAGGCCTTCGATCTCTCGGTCCGGAACATCATGCGCGGGCCGGAGCTCTACGGGCGCGAGCCCGGCCAGGTCCGCTTCACCGCCGACGGCCAGTGGATCTACTTCCGATGGCTCGCACCCGGGGCGGCGTGGAACGCCGACCTCAAGCCCTACCGGGTCGCGGCCCGTGCCGGAGCGACGCCGGAGGTGGTGACGGATGCGCACATGGACTCGGTCGCCCCGATGCTCGCGACCGGCCGCCGCTCGCGGGACGGGCGCCTCGAGGTCCTCAGCGCCAACGGCGACCTCTGGCTCCGCACCCGCACCACTGCGGCGCGCGGTGCGGTGAGCATCGCCCACCGTCGCATCACGCAGACCAACGGCGCCGAGTCCGACCCGAAGTTCTCGCTCGACGAGAAGCAGGTCCTCTTCGTGCGCGACAACAATGCGTACGCCTTCGAGATCGCCACCGGACTCACGCGTCAGCTCACCGACCTCCGCAGCGGCACGGCGCCGCGCGACGCGGAGCGGCCCGCGGGGCAGCGGGGCGCGCTCGCCGAGCAGCAGCGGTTCCTCTTCGAGGTGATCCGCGACGAGTTGCAGGCGGATTCCATCCAGCGCGCCAACCGGCGCGCCGCCGAGTCGCGTGCGTTGCCGACCGTCTGGATCCCGCAGGCGGAGCGCATCACCACCGTGAGCATCTCGCCCGACGCGAAGAGCGCGATCCTCTCGACCTTCACGCCGGCCGCCGCGACGAAGGGCTCCGACGTGCCCGACTTCATCAACGCGGACGGCTACCCGCGCATGATCCCCGGCCGCACGAAGGTCGGTGACGCGCAGGCGACGCAGAAGATCGGGCATCTCGACCTCGCCACCGGGAAGGTGACCTGGCTCAAGCTCGTGCCGGACTCCGGGTCGGCGGGAGGCGCACAGGTCGGCGACTGGAGCGACGACGGGCGATTCGCCCTCGTCTTCGTGACCTCCGCCGACTTCAAGCACCGCTACCTCTGGTCGGTCGCGAGCGCGGGCGGCGCGATGCAGATGGTGGACCGGCTCCGCGATGAAGCGTGGGTGAACGGCCCCTGCTTCGGCTGCGTCGGCTGGACGCCGGCCGGCAAGGCCTGGTTCGTCTCGGAGGAGAGCGGCTACTCGCACGTGTACGTCGCCAACGCGGATGGCACGGGCAAGCAGGCGCTCACGAGCGGCGCGTGGGAGGTGCTGCAGGTGGACCGCGCCGCGGACAACGTCCACTTCGAGATGGTCACGAGCGAGCCGTCGCCCTTCACGCGACAGGCGTACCGCATGGCGATGACCGGCGGCGCGCGGACACGACTCACCACCGGCGATGGCGGTCACGCACCGGTGGTCTCGCCGGCCGACGCGAGCGTGATGGCCACCGTGTACTCCACGCCGAACACGCCGCCCGAGCTGTTCCTCGCGCGCGCGGGGCAGGCGCAGATGGCGCAGCTCACGACGAGCACCACGGCGGAGTTCCGCTCCTATGCATGGAAGGTCCCGCCCATCGTCATGCTCGACGGCGAGGATGGCACCAAGGTCCCGGCGCGGCTCTACGACCCGAAGGCCTTCGGCAAGGCGTCCAACGGCGCGGCGGTGATCTTCGTCCACGGCGCTGGCTACCTGCACAACGTCCACAACTGGTGGTCGACCTACTCGCGCGAGTACATGTTCCACCACCTCCTCGCCGAGCGCGGCTACACGGTGCTCGATATCGACTACCGCGGCTCGGCCGGCTACGGGCGCGACTGGCGCACCGCGATCTACCGCTGGATGGGCGGCAAGGACCTCGACGACCAGGTGAGCGGCTCCAAGTATCTCACGAGCCAGTTCGGGATCCAGCCGGAGCGGATCGGCCTGTACGGCGGCTCGTACGGCGGCTTCATGACCCTCATGGCGCTCTTCACCAAGCCGCAGTACTTCGGCGCGGGCGCCGGCCTGCGCTCGGTCACCGACTGGGCGAGCTACAACCATGGCTACACCGGGCGGATCCTGAACCTGCCGCAGGACGACACCCTCTCGTATCGCCGCTCGTCCCCGATCTTCTTCGCCGACGGGCTCCAGGACCCGCTGTTGATCGCGCACGGGATGGTCGATACTAACGTGCAGTTCCAGGACGTCGTGCACCTGTCGCAGCGGCTCATCGAGCTCGGGAAGGTCGATTGGGAGATGGCGGTCTATCCGGTGGAGGACCATGGATTCGTGCGTCCCAGCTCGTGGACGGACGAGTATCGGCGCATCCTCGAACTGTTCGACCGGACGATCGGGCCGAACGGGACGAAGGCGCGGCGTTGA
- a CDS encoding MFS transporter has protein sequence MIYPLLPLFLSTVLGTSAAALGVIEGLAESVSSLLRLPAGWYSDRIRKRKPLVLFGYLIAAVSRPLIGLAQGTGQVLAIRLTDRFGKGVRTAPRDALIADSVLATQRGYAYGVHRAADSLGAVVGPMIAWGLLTFEWVELRELFLWAAVPGLISVLLVAFLVKESRAAVPVRVVASPASLPLGRTFWRYLFVLFVFTLSTSTDAFLLLRASQLGVATAMIPILWAMLHVVKSSSTVVGGALSDRLGRRPLILGGWAVYASVYLGFALSSAEWHAWALFVVYGLYFGATEGTEKALVADLVPAARRGTAFGWFNAALGLGALPASVVFGLVWERSGPEVAFVMGAGIAAVATLLFVLMVPRTGREGA, from the coding sequence ATGATCTACCCGCTCCTGCCTCTCTTCCTCTCGACGGTGCTCGGCACGTCAGCGGCGGCGCTCGGCGTGATCGAAGGGCTCGCCGAGAGCGTGAGCTCGCTGCTGCGGCTGCCGGCGGGGTGGTACTCGGACCGGATCCGGAAACGGAAGCCGCTGGTGCTGTTCGGGTACCTGATCGCGGCCGTGTCGCGTCCGTTGATCGGGCTCGCGCAGGGGACGGGACAGGTGCTCGCGATCCGGCTCACGGATCGTTTCGGGAAGGGCGTTCGCACCGCGCCGCGCGACGCGCTCATCGCCGACTCGGTGCTGGCGACGCAGCGCGGCTACGCGTACGGCGTGCACCGCGCGGCGGACAGCCTGGGCGCGGTCGTGGGGCCGATGATCGCCTGGGGGTTGCTGACGTTCGAGTGGGTCGAGCTCCGCGAGCTCTTCCTCTGGGCGGCGGTGCCGGGGCTCATCTCGGTGCTGCTGGTGGCGTTCCTCGTGAAGGAGTCGCGTGCGGCGGTGCCGGTGCGCGTGGTGGCATCACCCGCCTCGCTGCCGCTCGGGCGCACCTTCTGGCGTTACCTCTTCGTGCTGTTCGTGTTCACGCTGAGCACCTCGACCGACGCCTTCCTGCTGCTCCGCGCGTCGCAGCTTGGCGTCGCGACGGCGATGATCCCGATCCTCTGGGCGATGCTCCATGTGGTGAAGTCGTCGAGCACCGTGGTGGGCGGTGCGCTGTCGGACCGGCTGGGGCGGCGGCCCCTGATCCTCGGCGGGTGGGCGGTGTATGCGTCGGTGTACCTCGGCTTCGCGCTCTCGAGCGCGGAGTGGCATGCGTGGGCGCTGTTCGTCGTGTACGGGCTCTACTTCGGCGCGACGGAGGGGACGGAGAAGGCGCTCGTGGCGGACCTCGTGCCCGCCGCGCGCCGCGGGACGGCGTTCGGATGGTTCAACGCGGCCCTCGGGCTGGGTGCACTCCCCGCCTCGGTGGTGTTCGGGCTCGTGTGGGAGCGGTCCGGCCCCGAGGTCGCGTTCGTGATGGGGGCGGGCATCGCCGCGGTGGCGACGCTGCTCTTCGTGCTCATGGTCCCGCGCACGGGACGGGAGGGCGCATGA
- a CDS encoding AAA family ATPase — MQRVTIAPPREGGDRYPFSVPAVQATAQLEFSTAVTFFVGENGSGKSTLLEGLAAKLRLPTVGSMSTEEDATLLHARQLGAAMKLTWGRAGRAHRGFFLRAEDFFGFTKSLAMQQSALLRERAEIEVEYAERSAEAKKLRLGPVENSLAAMRRRYGEDFDAQSHGEGFLSLFKARFVPDGLYLLDEPEAALSPTSQLALLAMMADMVREGGQFIVATHSPILLALPGATIWSFDERPPRAIAYDETEHVRVTRDFLNAPERFLRHL, encoded by the coding sequence CTGCAGCGCGTGACGATCGCCCCGCCGCGCGAGGGGGGCGACCGCTACCCGTTCAGCGTGCCCGCGGTGCAGGCGACGGCGCAGTTGGAGTTCTCGACAGCGGTCACCTTCTTCGTCGGCGAGAACGGCTCGGGGAAGTCCACGCTCCTCGAAGGGCTCGCCGCGAAGCTGAGGCTGCCCACCGTGGGGTCGATGAGCACCGAGGAGGACGCAACGCTCCTCCATGCCCGTCAGCTCGGCGCGGCGATGAAGCTCACCTGGGGGCGCGCCGGCCGCGCCCATCGCGGCTTCTTCCTGCGCGCCGAGGACTTCTTCGGCTTCACGAAGTCGCTGGCGATGCAGCAGTCGGCACTGCTGCGCGAGCGCGCGGAGATCGAGGTGGAGTACGCCGAGCGGAGCGCCGAGGCGAAGAAGCTGCGGCTCGGCCCGGTGGAGAACTCGCTCGCGGCGATGCGCCGACGGTACGGCGAGGACTTCGATGCGCAGTCGCACGGCGAAGGATTCCTCTCGCTCTTCAAGGCGCGCTTCGTGCCGGACGGGCTCTACCTGCTCGACGAACCAGAAGCCGCGCTCTCCCCCACGTCGCAACTCGCGCTGCTGGCGATGATGGCCGACATGGTGCGCGAGGGCGGGCAGTTCATCGTCGCCACGCACTCGCCCATCCTGCTGGCGTTGCCGGGGGCGACGATCTGGAGCTTCGACGAGCGTCCGCCGCGGGCGATCGCGTATGACGAGACCGAGCATGTGCGGGTGACGCGGGATTTCCTGAATGCCCCGGAGCGGTTCCTTCGGCATCTCTGA
- a CDS encoding NTP transferase domain-containing protein, which yields MGQAEGLTRATTAVILARGLGTRMRADDGAPLTEEQRAAAAAGAKGLMPVGGFPLLDHVLSALADGGITDVVFVVAPRETALRGRYLGEARPTRLRVHFAVQLDPRGTADALNAAREVVDAIGPHDAQGRAHFLMCNADNLYPVESIAALVALDGPGLIAYEAGALANLGNIEPARVMAFALLDLAGDDTLRDLVEKPTADHPLARARDHWVSMNLFRFESSIFDDCAALTPSVRGELELTDAVRTAIGRGVRFRAIRQRLPVLDLSRRSDVASMESRLAGRVPRP from the coding sequence ATGGGCCAAGCCGAAGGCCTGACGCGCGCCACCACCGCGGTGATCCTCGCGCGCGGCCTCGGCACGCGCATGCGTGCCGATGACGGCGCGCCGCTCACCGAGGAGCAGCGTGCGGCCGCGGCCGCCGGGGCGAAGGGACTCATGCCGGTCGGGGGATTCCCCCTGCTCGACCATGTGCTCTCCGCCCTCGCCGATGGCGGCATCACCGATGTCGTCTTCGTCGTGGCGCCGCGGGAGACGGCGCTCCGTGGCCGCTACCTCGGCGAGGCCCGCCCCACGCGGCTGCGCGTGCACTTCGCGGTGCAGCTCGATCCGCGCGGCACCGCCGACGCGCTCAACGCGGCGCGCGAGGTGGTCGATGCGATCGGTCCGCATGACGCCCAGGGGCGCGCGCACTTCCTGATGTGCAACGCCGACAACCTCTACCCGGTGGAGTCGATCGCCGCGCTCGTCGCGCTCGACGGGCCGGGGCTCATCGCCTACGAGGCCGGCGCGCTCGCGAACCTGGGCAACATCGAACCCGCGCGCGTGATGGCGTTCGCGCTGCTCGACCTCGCCGGCGACGACACGTTGCGGGATCTCGTGGAGAAGCCGACGGCCGACCATCCGCTCGCGCGGGCGCGGGACCACTGGGTGTCGATGAACCTCTTCCGCTTCGAGTCGTCGATCTTCGACGACTGCGCCGCCCTCACGCCCTCGGTGCGGGGCGAACTCGAGCTCACCGATGCGGTGCGGACGGCGATCGGGCGCGGCGTGCGGTTCCGCGCCATCCGCCAGCGGCTCCCGGTGCTCGACCTCTCGCGGCGTAGCGACGTCGCGTCGATGGAATCGCGGCTCGCGGGCCGCGTCCCGCGCCCATGA
- a CDS encoding galactokinase: MSEGTRTLFVPGRIELFGKHVDYGGGPSLTCAVGAGITAEYEPIEKPVLEVEDLQTGRRARLPLRRDARSGGAHGGTYVSAVARRMARDFAPLKVGLRVRTSSDLPRSSGLSSSSAFVVMLAAAVADVNRLAERRAWKDHLADPLAFAEYCAAIEGGGPWGPFAGDVGVGTRGGAQDHIAIVCNRADAVGAYRYLPAAVVGRAPFPAHWSLLVGVSGVRATKTGGARDDYNRASDTVRHLLALWNAGTGRLDQSLGSALHSSPDAAERLTALARNGSDAPWFLARIEQFRAETERIVPEALQAFAAADGAWLGRLAVESQQRAETALRNQIPETSFLARSAMAAGAHAASAFGAGFGGAVWAVVDTLRAESVREEWRRSYAAAFPTRATKADWLVLRPGAGVVLP; the protein is encoded by the coding sequence ATGAGCGAGGGCACGCGCACCCTCTTCGTGCCGGGCCGCATCGAGCTCTTCGGCAAGCACGTCGACTACGGCGGTGGGCCATCGCTCACCTGCGCGGTGGGGGCGGGGATCACCGCCGAGTATGAGCCGATCGAGAAGCCGGTGCTCGAGGTGGAGGATCTGCAGACCGGACGCCGTGCGCGACTGCCGCTCCGCCGCGATGCGCGTTCCGGCGGCGCCCATGGCGGCACCTACGTCTCCGCCGTCGCCCGCCGGATGGCGCGCGACTTCGCGCCGCTCAAGGTGGGTCTGCGCGTGCGGACCTCGAGCGATCTGCCGCGCTCGTCGGGGCTCTCGAGTTCGAGCGCCTTCGTCGTCATGCTCGCCGCCGCCGTCGCGGACGTGAACCGGCTCGCCGAGCGACGGGCCTGGAAGGACCATCTCGCCGACCCGCTGGCGTTCGCCGAGTACTGCGCCGCGATCGAGGGTGGGGGGCCGTGGGGGCCGTTCGCCGGCGACGTGGGGGTGGGCACGCGCGGGGGCGCGCAGGACCACATCGCCATCGTCTGCAACCGGGCCGATGCGGTCGGGGCGTATCGTTACCTCCCCGCCGCGGTGGTCGGTCGCGCGCCATTCCCCGCGCACTGGAGCCTCCTCGTCGGCGTGAGCGGCGTGCGCGCCACCAAGACGGGCGGCGCGCGCGACGACTACAATCGCGCGTCGGACACGGTACGGCACCTCCTCGCGCTCTGGAATGCGGGCACCGGTCGGCTCGACCAGTCGCTCGGGAGCGCGTTGCATTCGTCGCCCGATGCGGCCGAGCGGCTCACGGCGCTCGCGCGCAACGGGTCGGACGCTCCCTGGTTCCTCGCGCGCATCGAGCAGTTCCGCGCAGAGACGGAGCGGATCGTCCCGGAGGCGCTGCAGGCCTTCGCCGCCGCCGACGGCGCCTGGCTCGGGCGCCTCGCGGTGGAGTCGCAGCAGCGCGCCGAGACGGCGCTGCGCAACCAGATCCCCGAGACGAGCTTCCTCGCGCGATCGGCGATGGCGGCGGGCGCGCACGCGGCCTCGGCGTTCGGGGCGGGGTTCGGCGGTGCGGTGTGGGCGGTGGTCGACACGCTGCGCGCCGAGTCGGTGCGCGAGGAGTGGCGTCGGTCCTACGCGGCCGCCTTCCCGACGCGAGCGACCAAGGCCGACTGGCTCGTGCTGCGGCCCGGCGCGGGCGTCGTGCTGCCGTGA